TGAAGTCCCAACAGTGGGGGCCGACGTGGGGAAAACAGCGTTCACAGCAGTAGGTTGCAAGGGGTTGTGCTGAACGATGCTTAGAATCGAATTTCAGATCGGGTTAGCGGGGATTTCGGCCCGCCTATTCAACATCGAAGAACAGGTCACGAGTGTCGAAATTGACAACGCGCTACCAGCTTTCGGTGATATGGTCTTTCTCTTTTTATCAGTTCGGTTCGACTCCGAGATCTCAGTGGAACAGTTATCAGATCAATTACCATCAATGCAGATCGTCGACGTAACACAGGCAGAGCTGAATCGGCACATCTACTATATCGGTGTGATGGCAGACCATTCTGACGCATCCGTTCTATCGCTGTTGACACAAAATCAGGCGATTCCACACCGGATCGTCGGAAAGAACGCTCACCTCGAGGTGATGGCATCCGTTCGTGACTGGAACCATCTCAAAGAGGTAGCCAACGCAATCGAAGGTGAGCACGGCTCGCTCGAGTTGCTCGGCACGACGCAGACTGAAAGTATCGGATTTCCACTCGGGAGCAACAAAATCAAACAGAGCATGTCCGGGAAGTTGTCCAAAGAGCAGTTGGAGGTGCTCGAGACGGCCTACCAGATGGGCTATTTCAAGGTGCCACAGGAGGTGACAGCGGAGGAGATCGCAAGCGAATTGGATATCAGCAGGTCGACACTTTCCGCACGCCTTCGCCGCGTCGAGCACAACTTCTGTGCATTGCTCTTTGGTCCACAAGAATGACGACGATCATCATCATCAAGTCGGTCGAACACGACGCGTCCGTGAGGGAAATCCTCGGATCCGTCGTTGACGAAGGTGAACGGGTTCACCTTCTCCGACTGCCGACTGTCCGGTGTCTCGGTCCGCTCATTCAGGAAGTAAACCCCATGATCAACTACGGGGTAGACTACACGATCACCGCGCTCCCGAAGGGATACGACGTGTCCACGCTCGTCGAGTTCGCGACCGAATTCGACGCAAATCGCATCTGCATCGGAATCTCTGACCGGACACTGACCGGCAAGGCACGAATCGACGATCTGACCCAATCGATCCTGCTCCACGACGACATTTCCGGCGACTTCGTGGTCGGCGAACACACGATCATCCTGGAGGACCTCGAGTATGGAGACTAACCGTACGAGACAGTCGCGAGCTAGAATTGGCCCACGAACACCAGTTTACCGAACCAAAGCACTACTCAGTAAACTATGAGCCCGTCCGATCACGCTGACGACCGACGCGCCGAAGCACGACGCGAGAAAGAAGCGGTACGAGAGAAGCAACGACGCGGGGAAGGGATCGGCTGGAACGGTCGGACGCTCCGCGAGCAGCTGGCCGAACTCGAGGACAAAACAGAAGCGACGGGCCACTACTGTGGCCTGTCGGAGCTGACGTTGAAAAACGAGGATCCGATCCGATACGAGCAGTTGTACGCGCGCCTCCGCGGCGACCTCGTGACGGCACGCGAGAGGTCGAAGGAAGTGTCCGCGACGCCGATCGTCGAGCAGGAGGGTGAACTGTGTTATGGCCTCTTTACTCCGGAGGGCGATTCGATCGCCGTCTCGACGGGGATCATCGTCCACGTCCACACGATGAGCGAGGCGATCAAGTTCATGATCAATCACGATTACGAGGAGAGTCCCGGCATCGAGCCCGGAGACATCTTCGTCAACAACGATCCCCACGTCGGTGACGTTCATCCGTGTGATCTTATGACGATCATCCCTATCTTCCACGACGGGGAACTCATCGCCTGGGTCGGTGGCGTGAATCACGTCATCGACACCGGCGCGATCGGGCCGGGAAGCATGAACGTCTCGCAGGCCTCCCGCTTCGGCGACGGTGCCTACTACACGGCTCGCAAGATCGGTGAGAACTTCGAACTCTACAACTCTTGGAAGAAAGAATATCCCGCCAAGACGCGGACGCCGGACTTCCTGAAACTCGACGAGCGGACGCGGATGACTGGCTGTCTGATGATTCGACACTCGGTCAAAGAGCTGATAGCCGAGCATGGGATAGAGACGTTCAAGCAACTCTCTCGTGAAGCCGTTGAGGACGGTCGTCGAGGCTTCCGGAGCCGAATCAAACGAACTCTGTTACCCGGCACGTACCGCGGTGCCTCGTTCGTCGATGCGCTCTACGAGGGCCAAGAACACGTCACTCGCGAGTACGCCCAGGAGAACCACATCATGCACGCTCCTTCGGAGCTCCACATTCGAGCGGATGGGACGTTTCAGGTCTCCTTCGAGGGCGCCAACAAGTGGGGCTGGCATCCGTTTAACTGTACGCCGGCCGCGATACAGGGCGGTATCTGGGTGATGCTCACGCAGACCGTCATCCCGAACGAGTTGGTCAACGACGGTGCCTACTACGCCTGTGATTTCCACCTGCCGGTCGGTTCGTGGGCCAACACCCAGAACACGGAGACTGCCCATGCCTACGCCTGGCACTTCCTGGTGTCGGCGTGGGCACCGCTCTGGCAACACCTCTCGAGAGGATACTTCGCCCGCGGCTTCTGGGAAGAGATCAACGCCGGGAACGCCAACACCTCGAACTGGCTCCAGGGCGGTGGTATCGACCAGTTCGACAAACTCCACGCCGTCAACTCCTTCGAATCGGCCTGTGAGGGCGTCGGTGCCCGCTACGTCGACGACGGCGAGCCCCACGCGTCGGCGGTCTGGAACCCCGAGGGCGATATGGGTGATGCCGAAGCGTGGGAGATGGTCGAACCGCTGCCGTTCCTCGGACGAGCGGTCAAACCGAATACCGGCGGTGTAGGGCGCCGGGCAGGCGGGGCCGGCTTCGAATCCATGCGAACGGTCAAGGACGTCAGCAGGTGGCTCCTCTACGAGATGGGCAACGGCTACATGACCAGCGACGGCGGCCTCTTCGGTGGCTATCCCGCTGCGTCGGGCTACATCCTCAACGCTCGGGATACCGACCTCGAGGAGCGCTTCGAGAACGGCGAGGACTACCCACAGCATGACCTCGACCCCGAAAGCGGCGACTTCGAGTCCAAGGTCGACGGCGAGATCACCCGCCGACCCGAAGGGATCAGCACGCCCAAAGAGTTCGACGACTACGACATGTATCTGAACTACCTCCGTGGCGGCTCGGGGCTTGGTGATCCACTGGAACGCGACCCTGAAGACGTCCTCTCGGACATCCACGACGGCTACGTCCTGCCCCGCCACGCGGAAGACGCCTACGGTGTCGTCGTCGAGAAAGTCGACGGCGAAGCCCAACACAACTCCGCCGTCCAGGGCGAGTGGGAACTCGACGAGGAAGCGACCAAAACGCGTCGCCGAGAGAGGCGCACAGAACGAACTGAGAAAGCACAGCCTGTCTCCGAATGGTATGACGAAGAACGTGAGCGGATTCGTACCCAGAACGATCTCATCGACGACGTAAAAAAGACCTACGAGAGCAGTATGCGGATGAGTCCCCAGTTCGCCGCCTTCTTCCGTGATTTCTGGGACCTGTCGGATGATTTTGTATTCGACCTCAGCGAGCAGGCACAGAAATCACTCGACAACCGGTTCGACTCCGGACTCCGACCAATGTGGGACAGCCACACACGAGGGCACAAAACGTGGCTCGAGGTCGATGACGAACCGTATGTCCCGTACACGTGGATGGACCGTTCTATTCAGGACCTCCCCGGTCCGGAATCGACGTTTGCCGACCGGGAACGAGCGAGCGACGACGATTGAGATGGCCTGCGGTCACGAGTACTCGGCGCGATCTCGAACAGTTCGGCGCGGTCGCCGGGCGTGACTGGCAGGGGTACATCAGCTGACTGATCAAATAGGTTCGATGTTCACGTCCGTTGGCGTCGGATTCCCGATGTTGTCGCCAACGGGACAGCGTTCCTCGACCGTCTCGCTCAACGCATCCAGAGCGTCCCGGTCGGCATCAGACTCGACACGGTGATTGTCACACTAAGCTCCTGATAGCCCGCTCGGACGTCGTCGGTCGCGCCGAGGAATTTCCGTGGGTCGAGGGGGCCTTGAATCTCGATTTCGACGTTGTCGAGGTCGATTCCACGTTCTTCGGCGACGGTATGGACGACGACGTTGAGGCAACCGGCCCACGCGCCGATGAGGTACTCGACGGGGTTGGGGCCGTCGTTGGTGCCGCCTAATGCTGCAGGTTCATCGACGACGAACTCGAAGTCCCGCGCCTCGACGACCGTCTTTGTCTCGCTCTCGCTGTCTGCCGAAACCGCGAACCGTTGGATATGGTCTGTCTCGCTCATCGTTTCGTTTGATGGGGCGGTATCTCATCAAGCGACCGACCGGGGGCAGATGCGCCGCCCTCTGTGACGGCCACGTTCCGCGTCGTTCCAGTCGAGCATCCCCAAAACGCTCGTTCGCCGTGGATCGGGATCAGAAAGGCAGTCGTCTCTTCCGGCAAGTATTTCGAGACGAGTGAGTCAGCAGCGCAACGACTTCGCGAACGGAGCGCCAGCGGAGCCAAACGGCGCGGAGACAGCGTCTACAGAGAAAAGCAGGCCGAGTACCTCAGGGACCGAGGCAGTTCACTTGTGTTGGTGTACCCAGTT
The sequence above is a segment of the Natrinema sp. HArc-T2 genome. Coding sequences within it:
- a CDS encoding helix-turn-helix domain-containing protein, which gives rise to MADHSDASVLSLLTQNQAIPHRIVGKNAHLEVMASVRDWNHLKEVANAIEGEHGSLELLGTTQTESIGFPLGSNKIKQSMSGKLSKEQLEVLETAYQMGYFKVPQEVTAEEIASELDISRSTLSARLRRVEHNFCALLFGPQE
- a CDS encoding hydantoinase B/oxoprolinase family protein, coding for MSPSDHADDRRAEARREKEAVREKQRRGEGIGWNGRTLREQLAELEDKTEATGHYCGLSELTLKNEDPIRYEQLYARLRGDLVTARERSKEVSATPIVEQEGELCYGLFTPEGDSIAVSTGIIVHVHTMSEAIKFMINHDYEESPGIEPGDIFVNNDPHVGDVHPCDLMTIIPIFHDGELIAWVGGVNHVIDTGAIGPGSMNVSQASRFGDGAYYTARKIGENFELYNSWKKEYPAKTRTPDFLKLDERTRMTGCLMIRHSVKELIAEHGIETFKQLSREAVEDGRRGFRSRIKRTLLPGTYRGASFVDALYEGQEHVTREYAQENHIMHAPSELHIRADGTFQVSFEGANKWGWHPFNCTPAAIQGGIWVMLTQTVIPNELVNDGAYYACDFHLPVGSWANTQNTETAHAYAWHFLVSAWAPLWQHLSRGYFARGFWEEINAGNANTSNWLQGGGIDQFDKLHAVNSFESACEGVGARYVDDGEPHASAVWNPEGDMGDAEAWEMVEPLPFLGRAVKPNTGGVGRRAGGAGFESMRTVKDVSRWLLYEMGNGYMTSDGGLFGGYPAASGYILNARDTDLEERFENGEDYPQHDLDPESGDFESKVDGEITRRPEGISTPKEFDDYDMYLNYLRGGSGLGDPLERDPEDVLSDIHDGYVLPRHAEDAYGVVVEKVDGEAQHNSAVQGEWELDEEATKTRRRERRTERTEKAQPVSEWYDEERERIRTQNDLIDDVKKTYESSMRMSPQFAAFFRDFWDLSDDFVFDLSEQAQKSLDNRFDSGLRPMWDSHTRGHKTWLEVDDEPYVPYTWMDRSIQDLPGPESTFADRERASDDD